One window of the Pelmatolapia mariae isolate MD_Pm_ZW linkage group LG15, Pm_UMD_F_2, whole genome shotgun sequence genome contains the following:
- the tfap2b gene encoding transcription factor AP-2-beta isoform X2: protein MLWKLVENVKYEDIYEDRHDGVSSHSSRLSQLGSVSHAGPYSSAPPLSHAPSSDFQPPYFPPPYQPLAHYQSQDPYSHVSDPYSLNSLHQSQQGAWGARQRQDPTGDRMESSALLAQPRASLPQLSGLDPRRDYGGVRRPDVLLHSAHPGLEPGMGDGLLHGLHGMEDIPTADDTNGTSILDQSVIKKVPMPPKNVGSLMLGKDGLIGGVTVNINEVFCSVPGRLSLLSSTSKYKVTVGEVQRRLSPPECLNASLLGGVLRRAKSKNGGKCLREKLEKIGLNLPAGRRKAANVTLLTSLVEGEAVHLARDFGYICETEFPTKAVSEYLNRQHADPNELHTRKNMLLATKQLCKEFTDLLAQDRTPLGNSRPTPILEPGIQSCLSHFSLITHGFGSPAICAALTALQNYLTEALKGLDKMFLNNPPNNRHGDAGKTGDKEEKQRK, encoded by the exons ATGCTGTGGAAACTAGTTGAGAATGTCAAGTATGAAGATATTTATGAG GACCGGCATGACGGTGTCTCGAGCCACAGCTCGCGGCTGTCCCAGCTGGGTTCAGTGTCGCATGCGGGACCCTACTCCAGCGCGCCACCGCTGTCTCACGCGCCTTCCTCGGACTTCCAGCCGCCGTACTTTCCTCCGCCGTACCAGCCGCTCGCTCACTACCAGAGCCAGGATCCGTACTCCCACGTCAGCGACCCATACTCCCTGAACTCCCTGCACCAGAGCCAACAGGGAGCATGGGGAGCCCGTCAGCGGCAAGACCCCACGGGGGACCGGATGGAGAGCTCCGCTCTGCTGGCGCAGCCTCGGGCCTCGCTGCCCCAGCTATCCGGGTTGGACCCACGGCGGGACTACGGAGGTGTAAGACGGCCTGATGTGCTTCTTCACTCCGCTCACCCCGGACTGGAGCCCGGTATGGGAGACGGACTGCTACACGGGCTGCACGGTATGGAGGATATTCCG ACCGCTGATGACACCAACGGGACGAGCATCCTGGATCAATCAGTGATAAAGAAAG TCCCCATGCCACCCAAGAACGTGGGCTCCCTGATGCTCGGTAAGGACGGGCTGATCGGAGGAGTGACCGTGAACATAAACGAGGTGTTCTGCTCGGTACCAGGCCGCCTGTCGCTGCTCAGCTCCACTTCAAAGTATAAAGTGACCGTAGGTGAAGTGCAGAGGAGACTGTCCCCGCCCGAGTGCCTCAACGCCTCCTTGTTGGGGGGCGTGTTGAGAAG AGCAAAGTCTAAAAACGGTGGGAAATGCCTGAGAGAAAAGCTGGAGAAGATTGGACTGAATCTACCTGCTGGGAGACGCAAAGCTGCCAATGTCACACTACTAACATCTCTCGTGGAAG GTGAAGCGGTCCACCTGGCTCGGGATTTCGGTTACATCTGCGAGACGGAGTTTCCCACCAAAGCCGTGAGCGAGTACCTCAACCGGCAGCACGCGGACCCCAACGAGCTGCACACGCGGAAAAACATGCTGCTGGCGACAAA ACAGCTGTGTAAGGAGTTCACAGACCTGCTGGCCCAGGACAGGACTCCCCTGGGCAACTCAAGGCCCACCCCCATCCTGGAGCCTGGCATCCAGAGCTGCCTCTCCCACTTCTCCTTAATCACGCATGGTTTTGGTTCACCCGCCATCTGCGCTGCACTCACCGCCCTGCAGAACTACCTCACCGAGGCTCTCAAAGGACTCGACAAGATGTTTCTCAACAACCCTCCCAACAACCGGCACGGGGATGCTGGCAAGACCGGCGACAAAGAGGAGAAGCAGCGGAAATGA
- the tfap2b gene encoding transcription factor AP-2-beta isoform X1, translating into MLVHPYSTADRHDGVSSHSSRLSQLGSVSHAGPYSSAPPLSHAPSSDFQPPYFPPPYQPLAHYQSQDPYSHVSDPYSLNSLHQSQQGAWGARQRQDPTGDRMESSALLAQPRASLPQLSGLDPRRDYGGVRRPDVLLHSAHPGLEPGMGDGLLHGLHGMEDIPTADDTNGTSILDQSVIKKVPMPPKNVGSLMLGKDGLIGGVTVNINEVFCSVPGRLSLLSSTSKYKVTVGEVQRRLSPPECLNASLLGGVLRRAKSKNGGKCLREKLEKIGLNLPAGRRKAANVTLLTSLVEGEAVHLARDFGYICETEFPTKAVSEYLNRQHADPNELHTRKNMLLATKQLCKEFTDLLAQDRTPLGNSRPTPILEPGIQSCLSHFSLITHGFGSPAICAALTALQNYLTEALKGLDKMFLNNPPNNRHGDAGKTGDKEEKQRK; encoded by the exons ATGTTAGTTCATCCCTACTCTACCGCG GACCGGCATGACGGTGTCTCGAGCCACAGCTCGCGGCTGTCCCAGCTGGGTTCAGTGTCGCATGCGGGACCCTACTCCAGCGCGCCACCGCTGTCTCACGCGCCTTCCTCGGACTTCCAGCCGCCGTACTTTCCTCCGCCGTACCAGCCGCTCGCTCACTACCAGAGCCAGGATCCGTACTCCCACGTCAGCGACCCATACTCCCTGAACTCCCTGCACCAGAGCCAACAGGGAGCATGGGGAGCCCGTCAGCGGCAAGACCCCACGGGGGACCGGATGGAGAGCTCCGCTCTGCTGGCGCAGCCTCGGGCCTCGCTGCCCCAGCTATCCGGGTTGGACCCACGGCGGGACTACGGAGGTGTAAGACGGCCTGATGTGCTTCTTCACTCCGCTCACCCCGGACTGGAGCCCGGTATGGGAGACGGACTGCTACACGGGCTGCACGGTATGGAGGATATTCCG ACCGCTGATGACACCAACGGGACGAGCATCCTGGATCAATCAGTGATAAAGAAAG TCCCCATGCCACCCAAGAACGTGGGCTCCCTGATGCTCGGTAAGGACGGGCTGATCGGAGGAGTGACCGTGAACATAAACGAGGTGTTCTGCTCGGTACCAGGCCGCCTGTCGCTGCTCAGCTCCACTTCAAAGTATAAAGTGACCGTAGGTGAAGTGCAGAGGAGACTGTCCCCGCCCGAGTGCCTCAACGCCTCCTTGTTGGGGGGCGTGTTGAGAAG AGCAAAGTCTAAAAACGGTGGGAAATGCCTGAGAGAAAAGCTGGAGAAGATTGGACTGAATCTACCTGCTGGGAGACGCAAAGCTGCCAATGTCACACTACTAACATCTCTCGTGGAAG GTGAAGCGGTCCACCTGGCTCGGGATTTCGGTTACATCTGCGAGACGGAGTTTCCCACCAAAGCCGTGAGCGAGTACCTCAACCGGCAGCACGCGGACCCCAACGAGCTGCACACGCGGAAAAACATGCTGCTGGCGACAAA ACAGCTGTGTAAGGAGTTCACAGACCTGCTGGCCCAGGACAGGACTCCCCTGGGCAACTCAAGGCCCACCCCCATCCTGGAGCCTGGCATCCAGAGCTGCCTCTCCCACTTCTCCTTAATCACGCATGGTTTTGGTTCACCCGCCATCTGCGCTGCACTCACCGCCCTGCAGAACTACCTCACCGAGGCTCTCAAAGGACTCGACAAGATGTTTCTCAACAACCCTCCCAACAACCGGCACGGGGATGCTGGCAAGACCGGCGACAAAGAGGAGAAGCAGCGGAAATGA